AGCACGCCATTGACCTGCGCATTCGCGCCGTTGTTCGCGCGCTGGTAGTCCGCCGACACATACACCATCGTCCGCTTCGAGAACAGGTACTGAAGCGCCACGCTGACCTGGTGTGCGTGGTTGTCGTTCACCGCTTCATTGCCCTTCATGTACATGTACTTCGCGCCCAGCACGACATCCGGCCTGACGTGCCACAGCCCGCCCGCTTCGGCCATCCACACCCCGGCGTCGTTGAACGAGTTGTGCACGGTAGTCATCAGCGCATTCGCGGTCACGACGCCGAAGTCGTAATGCATCCCGACGCCCCAGTTGCGCACGCTGGTTGACGGCACGCCGGGCGCGGGGCCGTATTTCTCGTTCGTGTAGGCGGCGCCCACCCCGAACGGTCCCATCTCATAGTTCACCCCGGCGCTGACCGCATTGTCCGCGCCGACCGAGCCAGCTACGCCGCCAAACGCATACATCGCGCCGCCCGAAAACCCCGAGACCGTCGGCGAACTGTACTTGACGGCATTCGCGATCGGCTTGCTACCCGCCGTGCGGTCCCAATCGAATGCACCGGTCGGATTGTCCGGGAGCGCGAGACGCTGGAACGGGCCATTGCGAAAGCCGTACAGCCCCGAGATATCCCGTGAAATCGCGTTGTTCTTGGAAAACAGCGAATCCACCATGAAGTCGTACTGATTGCCCAGCGTGATGCTGCCGAACCGGTTGCTTTCGAGGCCCACGTACGCATTGCGCCCGAAAATCC
This window of the Burkholderia lata genome carries:
- a CDS encoding porin; this translates as MKLRFGAVAILAVAQGAWAQSSVTMFGLIDAGVSYVSNEGGGKNVKFDDGIFAPNLFGFRGTEDLGGGYRAIFALVNQFSMANGAIIGTGIFGRNAYVGLESNRFGSITLGNQYDFMVDSLFSKNNAISRDISGLYGFRNGPFQRLALPDNPTGAFDWDRTAGSKPIANAVKYSSPTVSGFSGGAMYAFGGVAGSVGADNAVSAGVNYEMGPFGVGAAYTNEKYGPAPGVPSTSVRNWGVGMHYDFGVVTANALMTTVHNSFNDAGVWMAEAGGLWHVRPDVVLGAKYMYMKGNEAVNDNHAHQVSVALQYLFSKRTMVYVSADYQRANNGANAQVNGVLDPNGASSSASQTVARIGLHTVF